The window ccagaataattaatattgtatataaatatatacataaaaacataaatcagTTTAATTGtgcatattatattgaaatcgagaaaaaatatatatatacgtacaaagTGAACGGGAGATCCATCTGGCAATGTCAGAAATTTAACCTAGTTCCATTTAATGAGACATCGTTTAATGAGAGAAAACGATTCCACtgtatctaaaattaaagagaCGAGAAACGTTGTTGTTACATCTTTccattctattaatattatgtatatataaaatgacaaCAAGTTGTAAATTTGATAGTTAAAACGACGTTAAGTAAcgagattttcattttaatcgaaatatacTCTCGTTAAAAgtgatattattcattttcgttTCGTATAGTCAACAAGGATATTGGAGTCAGTTCGATGAAGAAGATCCGGAAGCATTGATGGAAATTATTACCCGACTTGGCCACACTATGATACGCAATCCAGAGcttgaaaagtaaatataacatgagtattattaaattgatcgcATATAACgttcttttgattaattttaaaaattaaaatattcattatccgtttttttataatttctccgTTGACCGCGGTTCCTTTTTACAGTAACAAACGTGGATTGGATCTTGGCTTGAGCCGCGGATTCAGCGGATCACAAGCTGCGAAACATTTGATGGGACTTGCCGCGGCAAATTATGCCGGAGGCCCCGGCCGTCGACGTCGTTCTGAACAAGCTTAGATTAAAAACacacatcgatcgatcgcgattTCGATTATCTCGAATTTTAACATCATAGATGTTCACTCATGCGCGTTCTTTCTTGCATTCGTTCGTAAAGATTTCTGttctatcaatattataaattaaatctatatttattttaaattataattttctatttctatccaattcgtatatttttttaatttattctattttgataGTAaagtaatcaattaaattctaGTCATCGttttagttataaaataaaatcttcattACGTGTATAATTATCAGAATTCACGAGAAAACATATAtaggtaaaattatattaaattacattattaaacattGTACGAGAAATTatgatcgatcgaatattccTGTAATTGAAACTAATATGAAAATCTGTTATTTTTCGATCATGCTTCTCATAGATTCAACGAAGCAATGTTTTCCTTTGCGCAAGAATGTTTTCAACGACAATTTCGATGCACAATTCTAATCGAGATGaatgtaaattatagaaatatttctcc is drawn from Apis mellifera strain DH4 linkage group LG5, Amel_HAv3.1, whole genome shotgun sequence and contains these coding sequences:
- the LOC113218809 gene encoding diuretic hormone class 2, encoding MQQGIISFYVLLMVVGLFVSSNLSTNAAPQQGYWSQFDEEDPEALMEIITRLGHTMIRNPELENNKRGLDLGLSRGFSGSQAAKHLMGLAAANYAGGPGRRRRSEQA